One window of Candidatus Atribacteria bacterium genomic DNA carries:
- a CDS encoding pyruvate, phosphate dikinase has translation MKKYVYFFDEGKGDMKSILGGKGAGLAEMTRIGVPVPHGFTISTEACIEYYKNGQKYPEGLEGQIKEHLIRLEKVSKKKLGDPKNPLLVSVRSGAAISMPGMMDTVLNLGLNDITIQGVIQNTQNERFAYDSYRRFIQMFGNVVLGIEHDKFEHILEEIKEKYQVRLDTEIDCKGLKELVEGYKKLVKKETGKDFPQNPELQLQTAIDAVFNSWNTKRAVTYRRINKISDDLGTAVNIQEMVFGNMGEDSGTGVGFTRNPSTGEKEYYGEYLLNAQGEDVVAGIRTPLSLSNLKNDLSKVYEELIEIVSILEKHYRDVQDFEFTIERGKLYLLQTRTGKRTAQAALKIAVDMVEEGIITKEEAILRVEPNQLNQLLHKRIDPNAKTKVIAKGLPASPGAAYGKVIFTADEAEELGKKGEKIILVRTETTPDDIHGMVEAQGVLTSRGGMTSHAAVVARGMGKACVAGCSVLNISIKKEIIYVDDLIIKKDEFITIDGGTGEVFLGKVPTIEPKMSKEFETLLSWADKIKRLGVYANADTPEDAKKARELGAKGIGLTRTEHMFMQQDRLPIVQKMIMADSIKSRAEALEKLLPVQKGDFLGILKAMEGLPVIIRLLDPPLHEFLPNLEDTLIEVTTLKLKNRDSAELAEKEKLLEIIKSLHEMNPMLGLRGCRLGLLYPEIYDMQVEAIIEAAIELTKKGIEVKPEIMIPLVSHINEFSPICKRTRKIADEKIKSAGVELDYKVGTMIELPRAALTADMIAKEAEFFSYGTNDLTQTTFGISRDDAEGKFLLKYVTDKILENNPFEVLDREGVGKLVELGTKLGRKTRPDLEVGICGEHGGEPQSVEFCHSVGLNYVSCSPFRVPIARLAAAQAVIKEKNKK, from the coding sequence TCATGGATTCACTATAAGTACAGAAGCTTGTATCGAATATTATAAAAATGGCCAAAAATACCCGGAAGGGTTAGAAGGCCAGATAAAAGAACATTTAATAAGGTTGGAGAAAGTATCTAAAAAGAAATTGGGAGATCCAAAAAACCCATTATTAGTTTCCGTCCGATCCGGTGCTGCAATTTCCATGCCCGGTATGATGGATACAGTTTTAAATCTAGGGTTAAATGATATTACTATTCAGGGAGTTATCCAGAACACACAAAATGAACGTTTTGCTTATGATAGTTATCGACGTTTTATTCAGATGTTTGGAAATGTAGTTTTGGGTATTGAACATGATAAATTTGAACATATTTTAGAAGAGATAAAAGAAAAATATCAAGTGAGATTAGATACAGAAATTGACTGTAAAGGGCTGAAAGAATTAGTAGAAGGATATAAAAAACTCGTCAAAAAAGAAACCGGAAAAGATTTTCCTCAAAATCCGGAGTTACAATTACAAACTGCTATAGACGCTGTATTCAATTCCTGGAATACTAAAAGGGCAGTAACTTACCGGAGGATTAATAAAATTTCCGATGATTTGGGAACAGCAGTAAATATTCAAGAGATGGTTTTTGGCAATATGGGAGAAGATTCAGGAACAGGGGTTGGATTTACCAGAAATCCTTCCACCGGAGAAAAGGAATATTACGGCGAATATCTTTTAAACGCTCAAGGAGAAGATGTAGTTGCAGGAATAAGAACACCTTTGTCATTGTCTAATCTTAAGAATGATTTATCAAAAGTATATGAAGAACTGATTGAAATTGTTTCGATTTTAGAAAAACATTATAGAGATGTTCAAGATTTTGAATTTACCATAGAAAGGGGAAAACTCTACTTACTACAGACCAGAACCGGTAAAAGAACCGCCCAAGCAGCGCTTAAAATTGCGGTTGATATGGTAGAAGAAGGAATAATTACCAAAGAGGAGGCAATCCTGCGGGTAGAGCCCAATCAATTAAATCAACTATTACATAAAAGAATAGACCCAAACGCTAAAACTAAGGTAATAGCTAAGGGATTGCCTGCTTCTCCGGGAGCTGCTTATGGTAAAGTTATCTTTACTGCGGATGAAGCAGAAGAATTAGGAAAAAAAGGAGAAAAGATAATATTAGTCAGAACAGAAACCACACCTGATGATATACATGGGATGGTAGAAGCACAGGGTGTCCTTACCAGTAGAGGAGGTATGACCAGTCATGCGGCTGTGGTAGCGAGAGGAATGGGCAAAGCTTGTGTAGCCGGTTGTAGTGTTTTAAATATTAGTATAAAAAAAGAGATTATTTACGTTGATGATTTAATTATAAAGAAAGATGAATTTATCACTATAGATGGAGGGACTGGTGAAGTATTTCTTGGAAAAGTGCCTACTATCGAACCGAAAATGAGTAAAGAATTTGAAACTCTGTTATCCTGGGCCGATAAAATAAAACGTTTGGGTGTATACGCTAATGCCGATACACCGGAAGATGCGAAAAAGGCAAGAGAATTAGGGGCAAAAGGTATAGGACTTACCAGAACAGAGCATATGTTTATGCAGCAAGATAGATTACCTATTGTTCAAAAAATGATTATGGCCGATAGCATAAAAAGTAGAGCAGAGGCCTTGGAAAAATTACTGCCGGTACAGAAGGGAGATTTCTTGGGTATTTTAAAAGCTATGGAAGGATTGCCCGTGATTATCAGGCTTCTTGATCCTCCACTTCATGAATTTTTACCTAATCTAGAAGATACTTTAATAGAAGTTACCACTTTAAAATTAAAAAATAGAGATTCAGCGGAACTTGCCGAGAAGGAAAAGCTATTAGAAATAATTAAATCTTTGCATGAAATGAATCCTATGTTGGGGCTTAGAGGATGTAGATTAGGTTTATTATACCCGGAAATATATGATATGCAGGTAGAAGCCATCATTGAAGCTGCTATTGAATTAACCAAGAAGGGCATAGAAGTGAAGCCTGAGATAATGATTCCTCTGGTCAGTCATATAAACGAGTTTTCACCGATATGTAAGAGAACCAGAAAAATTGCCGACGAAAAGATAAAATCTGCCGGGGTAGAATTAGATTATAAAGTAGGCACCATGATTGAATTACCGAGAGCGGCACTGACTGCCGACATGATTGCTAAAGAAGCTGAATTCTTTTCTTATGGTACTAATGATTTAACTCAAACTACTTTTGGAATAAGCCGGGATGACGCCGAAGGAAAATTCTTGTTAAAATATGTTACCGATAAAATTTTAGAAAATAATCCTTTTGAAGTATTGGATCGCGAAGGAGTAGGAAAATTAGTTGAGCTGGGTACCAAGTTAGGAAGAAAAACTCGTCCTGATTTGGAAGTAGGAATTTGCGGAGAGCATGGCGGAGAACCGCAATCAGTTGAATTTTG